Part of the Rhizobium tropici CIAT 899 genome, CGAGAATGATGGCATCGGCCGCCCTCAGCCGTTCGACGACGATGTCATCGGCATCGGGGATATAGTCGGCATAAAGGTTGGATCCAAAGGTGGTTCGTATCCCTTTCGTCAGAACCAGATCCTTGATTGCCACCGGGACACCTGCAAGCGCGCCGACCGGTTCCCCGCGGGCGATCCTGTCATCGAGCGCGGCGGCCGTCGCATAGGCTTCCTCGCGAGCAAGCGTCGCGAAGGCATGGATTTCTGGTTCGACCTTGTCGAGTGCCGCGAAGGCGGCGTCCAGTATCTCGAGGGCGGAGACCGCGCCGGAAGAAACACGCGTCGCGATCTCACGGGCCGACAAGGTCGGGTATTCTTCGATAAGCATGGGGTCCTCCTGCTATGAAAGTTTTTCGTGCCGTTGCGATGCCGGGGACGTGCCTGCCAACAGCGAACGCTCGAGCGCTGGCGAAAGGCCGATGGATGGTTTCGGGTCCGGGCGGCGAAAGCTGCCGGCGGACGCCTTTTTCGAATTGAGGATAACGAGAAGCTCGGCCTGCTTGACGGCGGCGACGACGGATTCCACCACCGGCACCGGAATTCGGTCGCGGACGCGTGCCGCAAGGCCGGCGAGTGGCGCACCGGCAAGGATGATGGCGTCGGCGCCATCGTCTTCAATGGCCCTGCGCGCCAGCTCGATCAGCAGCCCTTCCTTCTCGTCTTGTACATTGGCCAGCGATGCGAATGGTCCGTCGAGAAGCCGGATGCTCGCCAGCCTGTCGAGCAGGCCGTGTATTGCCACGCATTCGCGAAACCACGGTCCGAGCGCGCGCGAAAAGGACACGATCGAGAAGCGCTGGCCGAGCATGCAGGCGCTAAGCATGGCGGCTTCGGCAAGGCCGATCACCGGCACCGGCATCAATTCCCGTGCGCCGCCGAGGCCCGGATCGCCGAACGCGGCGACGATGGCGACATCGAAGGTGCCTTCCCGTTCCGCCAGGACATCCAGAACAATGCCCGATGCGATCGCGGCTTCCGCCCGTGTGGCGATATAGGGAACGCCACGGGGCGCGGTCACGGGAATGAGCGTCGATCCGGCTGAGAGGAAGGGGCTTGCTGCCTGGACCAGAAGGTCCGTTACGTCAGTCGATGTGTTGGGGTTGAGGAGCAGAATTCGGGTCATGATGGATCGCCTTCAGCCGCGCGATGACAAGCCACCAGATTGCCGTCGCTGCCTGGTGTCAGGGTCGGCATGGACTGCGTGCAGACCGGGAGTTCCACCGGGCAGCGACCGGCGAAGCGGCATGCGTTCGGGTTCGGATCGATCGGGCTGGAGGCCGAACCTTCGAGCTTTGTGCGCGCGGAATTCTTCCGTTCTGGATCAGGAATGGCATCGATCAGCGCCCGGGTGTAGGGATGGCGCGGCTTGAAGTAGACGGATTTTGAGGGGCCGAATTCGACGATTCGTCCGAGATACATAACCGCGATCTTGTCGCAGAGAAGCCGGACGACGTTGAGATCATGCGACACGAAGAGATAGCTCATGTTTCGCTGCTTCTGCAGTTTCGACAGGAGATTGAGAATGAGCGACTGAACGGAAACATCGAGTGCCGATGTCGGTTCGTCGAGAACGAGAAGCTTCGGATTGACGGCGATTGCCCGCGCGATGCCGACGCGGGCCTTCTGGCCGCCCGACAGCTGGTGCGGATAGCGGCTGCCATATTCGCGCGGCAGGCCGACATCGTCCAATGCCGCAAGCACCCTGTCGGCAATCTCCTCGCCGGTTCCACCGACCAGGCGCTTCAAAGGATCGGCGATCGCCTGAAATACAGTGAAGCCCGGATTGAGGCTTTCCGTCGGATCCTGAAATACGACCTGGATGTCCCGTCGCAGAGGCGATCCGCCGAACGCCTTTGCCGGCATTTTCCCGACCTCGACGCCGGAGAGCCTTATCTCGCCCTCCGTCGGATCAACCAGGCGGGCGAGCACCCGGGCGAGCGTCGACTTTCCACAACCAGATTCACCGACAAGGCCGATGCACTCGCCTTCAGAGATTGTCAGACTAACGTGGTCGACGGCATGAAGCATTTTCCGGCGGAAGGTGCCGACCGGGTAGCGCTTTGACAGGCCGTCGATTTCAACGAGTGGTAAGGAAGGAGCGCTCATAGCGGGTGCCTGCAGCGGACGGAGTGATCACCATCGATCGGGCGAAGCGGGATCGGCGCGGTTTGGCAGGCCGGCTGTCGCCGGTCGCAGCGATGCAGGAATCTGCACGGTGGAAGCTCGCCCCGCAGATCGGGCAGGCTCCCTGGGATTGACGCCAGGTGCTCGAGTTCCGACTCGGCCGTCGGCGTCGCTGCAAAAAGCCCTTTTGTATAGGGGTGGGCGAAATTCGAGCGCAGTTCATCGGCCGGCGCGACTTCCACAATATGGCCAGCATGCATCACCGCGATACGGTCGCAATATTCCCCGGCGAGGGCAAGGTCATGGGTGATCAGGATGGCCGACATTCTGGTTTCCAGGACAAGTTCGCGGATCAGATCCATGACAACCGCCTGGGTCGTGACGTCGAGTCCCGTTGTTGGCTCGTCGGCGATCAGCAATGAAGGAGAGCATGACAGCGCCATGGCGATCATCACGCGCTGGCACATACCGCCGGACAGTTCGAAGGGATAGGCTTCATAGCGTCGCTCGGGATCGGGAATGCGGACACGGGCAAGCGCGGCAATGGCGGCTGCCCTGGCGTTCGCCCTGGAAACTGGGCCGTGCCGCCTCAGCACATCCTCGATCTGCCGCCCGACGCGCATGATCGGGTTGAGAGCGGTGCGCGGACTTTGGAAGATCATCGATAGTTCGCGACCGCGAATGGATGCGAGCGGCGAGGCCGGGCCGGCCAGATCGATCCCCCCGAATTCTATCCTGTCCGCCTTGATCTCGGCACTGTCGTCAAGCAAGCCCATCAGGGCGTAGGAAAGCACGGACTTGCCCGATCCGCTTTCGCCGACGATCCCGAGGATCTCTCCCTTTGGAAGGGAGAAGTTGATATCGTTCAGAACCTTTACGGTACCGGACCGGGTCCGGAAGTCGACGTTCAGGTTCTCCACGGAGAGCAAGGGTACGCTCATGTCCGCCTCCTCGGGTCGATAATATCTCTCAGGCCGTCGCCGATCAGGTTGAAACAGAAGACGGTGATGACTAGTGCCGCACCGGGGAAGACGAAGGTCCACCACTCGCCGGAGAAGATGTATGAGGCACCTTCCGAGACCATGATCCCCCATTCCGGCGTCGGCGGACGGACACCCAGGCCGATGAAGGAAAGACCAGCCGCGTTGAGGATCGCCCAGCCGAGGTTGAGGGATCCCTGGACCATCATGGTCGGCAGGATATTCGGCACGATGTGGAATGCCAGCAGCTGGAACGGCCGGTTGCCGCCCATTCTCGCCGCCTCGACGAAGGTCATGTCGCGGCGGACATTGACCTCGCTCCGGGCGAAGCGGCTATAGAACGGCAGGTTGATGATGGCTGTCGCCAGGACGATGTTCTCGACGCTGTTGCCCAATGCCGCAACGATGCCCATCGCCAGGACGAAGAGCGGGAACGCCATGATCGTATCCATGAAACGGCCGATGATGGCATCCGTCCAGCCGCCGAAATAGCCGGCAATCGCGCCGGTCGCCGTGCCGAAGATGAAAGACAGGGCGACTGCGCCGATGGCCATGCCGATGTCGAGCCGCGTGGCGACGGCAACGCGGCTGAGGATGTCGCGGCCGAGCGCATCGGTTCCGAACGGATGCGCCAGGCTCGGCGCCTTCAGGGCTGTGGCCGAATCCACCGCCAGCGGATCGTAGGGGACGAGCCAGGGTGCGAGCAGCGAAACGACGACAAACAGCAGCAGGATCAGCGCTGCGGCCAGCGTCAGCTTGTTCTCGCCCGCCATGTGCCGGGCATCCCCCCAGAAGGTGCTGGCCTGCATGTTAGATGAGGTAGTGTCAGCCATCGTAGCGAACCCTCGGATCGATCGCGGCCGCCGCAAGGTCGACCACGAGGTTGAGGAGGATGTAGAGGATTGCCATCATCAGCACGAACCCCTGGACAGCGGCGTAATCCGAGGTGATGACGGCGTTGACGGCATAGGCGCCGATCCCTGGCCAAGCGAAGACCTGCTCGACTAGAACATTGGCGCCGAGCAGGAAGGAAAAAACCATGCCGAGGATATTGACGACGGGCAGCATCGCATTGCGCAGGCCGTATCCGTAGACGATCCTGGCTCGAGAAAGCCCCATGGCACGCGCAGTGCGACAGAAATCGCTGGAGAGCGAGGCCAACATGGAGGCGCGGGCGATGCGAGCGATCGGCGCCAGCGCGAACAGGCCGAGTGAGATCGATGGCAGCATCAGCTGGGACAGGGAGGCCCAGAAGGCCTGGATGTCGCCGGCGAGCAGCGTGTCGATAAGGTAAAGCCCGGTCACTGTCGGCGGTATCGAGAAGTAGGTGTCATTCAGGCGGCCAAGAGGTTCCGGCGCGATACCGAGCCTGAAGTAGAAGACATAGACCAGTCCCAGGGCGACGAAGAAGGTCGGGAAGGCCGCACCGACCGAGACGATGATGCGACAGAGGTGGTCGATCGCCTTTCCCGGGCGCGTCGCGGCCGCGATGCCGAGCGGCAATCCGATGAGCATTGCGAAGACAAGCGCGCAGAGCGTCAGTTCGATCGATACCGGCAGCCGCGTCACAAGGTCTTGAAACACCGGCTGGCCGCTGGAAAGCGAAGTGCCGAGATCGCCGTGCAGAAGGCGTGAGGTATAGTCGCCGAATTGAAACCAGAGCGACCTGTCGAGCCCGAGCGCGTTGCGGATCTGGGCAATGCTTTCGGGCGTAGCGGACGATCCGGCATAATAGGCGGCGGCGTCGCCGGGCAGCGCCCGCGCCAACAAGAATGTGACGACGACCACGCCGATGATGCTCGGGATCGCGGTCGCGATCCGCTTTGCAAAACTCAGGGCCATTTTCATGAACTCAGTCTCCGCACGTCACGTCTCCAAGCGATTGGCCGATCCGGGGGTGAATGCCGGGGCGCGGTTCAGGCCGCCCCCGACTTCCCTGCTATTCCTTCGAGATCGACCTGAGGTCGAGATGCGTGTGGAACCAGTAGACGTAACCCTTGACGTTCTTCTGCATCGCGATGTCCGAATAGAGATGGGCGACGGGCACGCGCGGCACGTCATCCATGGCAATGGTGTTCATCTTGGTGATGATCGCATCGTAGGCGGTCGGATCGCTTTCGAAGCGCGCCTGTTCGATCAGCTTGTCAAGTTCCGGATTGGAGTAGTTCGCCGTATTGAACACGCTGTTGTTCTTGCCGTCATAGGTCCAGAAATAGAAGTATTCTGGATAGTCCAGCCAGCCGTAGAAGTAGTTGATATCCATCGGCATGCTCTTCGAGCCCATCTTGGCGAACCATTCGGAGCCGGGCACCTTGTGGATCTCGATGGAGATGCCGATCTTCTTCAACTGCTCCTGGATTAGCA contains:
- a CDS encoding aspartate/glutamate racemase family protein, which encodes MTRILLLNPNTSTDVTDLLVQAASPFLSAGSTLIPVTAPRGVPYIATRAEAAIASGIVLDVLAEREGTFDVAIVAAFGDPGLGGARELMPVPVIGLAEAAMLSACMLGQRFSIVSFSRALGPWFRECVAIHGLLDRLASIRLLDGPFASLANVQDEKEGLLIELARRAIEDDGADAIILAGAPLAGLAARVRDRIPVPVVESVVAAVKQAELLVILNSKKASAGSFRRPDPKPSIGLSPALERSLLAGTSPASQRHEKLS
- a CDS encoding ABC transporter ATP-binding protein, yielding MSAPSLPLVEIDGLSKRYPVGTFRRKMLHAVDHVSLTISEGECIGLVGESGCGKSTLARVLARLVDPTEGEIRLSGVEVGKMPAKAFGGSPLRRDIQVVFQDPTESLNPGFTVFQAIADPLKRLVGGTGEEIADRVLAALDDVGLPREYGSRYPHQLSGGQKARVGIARAIAVNPKLLVLDEPTSALDVSVQSLILNLLSKLQKQRNMSYLFVSHDLNVVRLLCDKIAVMYLGRIVEFGPSKSVYFKPRHPYTRALIDAIPDPERKNSARTKLEGSASSPIDPNPNACRFAGRCPVELPVCTQSMPTLTPGSDGNLVACHRAAEGDPS
- a CDS encoding ABC transporter ATP-binding protein; the encoded protein is MSVPLLSVENLNVDFRTRSGTVKVLNDINFSLPKGEILGIVGESGSGKSVLSYALMGLLDDSAEIKADRIEFGGIDLAGPASPLASIRGRELSMIFQSPRTALNPIMRVGRQIEDVLRRHGPVSRANARAAAIAALARVRIPDPERRYEAYPFELSGGMCQRVMIAMALSCSPSLLIADEPTTGLDVTTQAVVMDLIRELVLETRMSAILITHDLALAGEYCDRIAVMHAGHIVEVAPADELRSNFAHPYTKGLFAATPTAESELEHLASIPGSLPDLRGELPPCRFLHRCDRRQPACQTAPIPLRPIDGDHSVRCRHPL
- a CDS encoding ABC transporter permease, encoding MADTTSSNMQASTFWGDARHMAGENKLTLAAALILLLFVVVSLLAPWLVPYDPLAVDSATALKAPSLAHPFGTDALGRDILSRVAVATRLDIGMAIGAVALSFIFGTATGAIAGYFGGWTDAIIGRFMDTIMAFPLFVLAMGIVAALGNSVENIVLATAIINLPFYSRFARSEVNVRRDMTFVEAARMGGNRPFQLLAFHIVPNILPTMMVQGSLNLGWAILNAAGLSFIGLGVRPPTPEWGIMVSEGASYIFSGEWWTFVFPGAALVITVFCFNLIGDGLRDIIDPRRRT
- a CDS encoding ABC transporter permease, with amino-acid sequence MALSFAKRIATAIPSIIGVVVVTFLLARALPGDAAAYYAGSSATPESIAQIRNALGLDRSLWFQFGDYTSRLLHGDLGTSLSSGQPVFQDLVTRLPVSIELTLCALVFAMLIGLPLGIAAATRPGKAIDHLCRIIVSVGAAFPTFFVALGLVYVFYFRLGIAPEPLGRLNDTYFSIPPTVTGLYLIDTLLAGDIQAFWASLSQLMLPSISLGLFALAPIARIARASMLASLSSDFCRTARAMGLSRARIVYGYGLRNAMLPVVNILGMVFSFLLGANVLVEQVFAWPGIGAYAVNAVITSDYAAVQGFVLMMAILYILLNLVVDLAAAAIDPRVRYDG